A region from the Desulfoglaeba alkanexedens ALDC genome encodes:
- a CDS encoding SLC13 family permease: protein MTYDMILTLVVLAFVVILFVFEWVRVDVVGIIMMVILPLMGLVTPQQAFSGLSSNAVVSIIAVIIIGAGLDKTGVMNKVANPIIRLGGRSERRIMALICATVGIISSMMQNIGAAALFMPATQRISKRLGIPVSRLLMPMGFCAIIGGTLTLVGSSPTILLNDLLVLKGEKLAPFGLFTQTPIGVCLLSTAILYFAVLGKAILPASQGESDRGITARLLEAYSALDVPHEVHVPDTFEGPKTLEELGIRRDFLVTVVAIGNAKTGTRRLTIRRTDTVAPGNDLVIIGDVERVKKMAASFGWTLKAGLDYFAEDFARTNSGLAEVVVSPRSELIGKTVGEVDFQDRFGVNPIAVQTGDRTYYSGMNHVRLKRGDILLLQGPWSHFHRIRNLPQPRMLTFATPLEGEILRPEKARLAVIWLVIALAQIIFFDVRLSVALMSGALGMIITRVLSIDEAYQSVDWMTVFLLAGLIPLGIAFEQTGTAAYIANKILDIVGEVPPIGLLTVVALLTSFFTLVISNVGATVLLVPLCMNMAVMAGADPRMAALVVGLSASNTFVLPTHQVNALVMRPGGYRTIDYMRAGAVMTVLYLVVMLGVIYLFYGVS from the coding sequence ATGACCTACGATATGATCCTGACGCTCGTGGTTCTGGCTTTCGTGGTGATCCTGTTTGTGTTCGAGTGGGTTCGGGTGGACGTGGTCGGTATCATCATGATGGTCATTCTGCCTTTGATGGGACTGGTCACGCCGCAGCAGGCTTTTTCCGGGTTGAGCAGCAACGCCGTGGTGTCCATCATCGCGGTGATCATCATCGGGGCCGGTCTGGACAAGACCGGAGTGATGAACAAGGTGGCGAATCCCATCATCCGGCTGGGGGGGCGGAGCGAGCGGCGCATCATGGCTTTGATTTGCGCTACGGTGGGGATCATCTCGAGCATGATGCAAAATATCGGCGCCGCGGCGCTTTTCATGCCCGCCACTCAGAGGATTTCCAAGCGGCTGGGCATCCCCGTATCGCGCCTTCTCATGCCCATGGGGTTCTGTGCCATCATCGGCGGAACCCTCACCCTGGTGGGGTCCAGCCCCACCATCCTTTTGAATGATCTTCTGGTTCTCAAGGGAGAAAAGCTGGCGCCCTTCGGGCTGTTCACCCAGACCCCCATCGGGGTTTGCCTGCTGTCGACCGCCATCCTTTATTTCGCCGTCCTGGGGAAAGCCATCCTTCCCGCCAGCCAGGGGGAATCGGACCGGGGCATCACGGCGAGGCTCCTCGAAGCTTACAGCGCCCTGGATGTTCCCCATGAAGTGCACGTTCCCGACACCTTCGAAGGCCCGAAGACCTTGGAAGAGCTCGGCATCCGCCGGGACTTCCTGGTGACCGTCGTGGCCATCGGAAACGCTAAAACGGGAACTCGACGGCTCACCATCCGGCGCACCGATACGGTGGCTCCCGGCAACGATCTCGTGATCATCGGGGATGTGGAGCGCGTGAAGAAGATGGCTGCCTCCTTCGGGTGGACCCTGAAGGCTGGTTTGGATTATTTCGCAGAAGATTTCGCGCGCACCAATTCCGGGCTCGCCGAAGTAGTGGTGTCCCCGCGGTCGGAACTCATCGGGAAAACCGTGGGTGAAGTCGACTTTCAGGATCGCTTCGGAGTGAACCCCATCGCCGTCCAGACAGGAGACCGGACTTACTATTCCGGGATGAACCACGTGCGACTCAAAAGGGGCGACATCCTGCTGCTCCAGGGGCCCTGGAGCCACTTTCACAGGATCCGTAACCTTCCGCAACCACGCATGCTCACTTTCGCCACCCCTCTCGAGGGCGAAATCCTCCGTCCGGAAAAGGCCCGGCTTGCCGTGATCTGGCTGGTCATCGCGCTGGCCCAGATCATCTTCTTCGATGTTCGCCTCTCGGTGGCCCTCATGTCCGGAGCTCTGGGCATGATCATCACCCGGGTCTTGTCCATCGACGAGGCTTACCAATCGGTGGACTGGATGACCGTCTTTTTGCTGGCCGGGCTTATCCCGTTGGGTATCGCCTTCGAGCAAACCGGAACCGCCGCCTATATCGCCAACAAAATCCTGGACATTGTCGGGGAGGTCCCGCCCATCGGCCTGCTGACCGTGGTCGCGCTGCTCACCTCCTTTTTCACGCTCGTCATTTCCAACGTGGGTGCCACCGTGCTCCTAGTGCCGCTCTGCATGAATATGGCGGTCATGGCTGGCGCGGATCCCAGGATGGCGGCTCTGGTTGTGGGACTTTCCGCCTCCAATACTTTCGTGCTTCCCACGCACCAGGTGAATGCCCTGGTCATGCGCCCCGGCGGCTACAGGACAATAGATTACATGCGGGCCGGAGCCGTCATGACGGTCTTGTACCTGGTGGTGATGCTCGGTGTCATATACTTATTTTATGGTGTGAGCTGA
- a CDS encoding response regulator gives MRVLLVDDEQELVVTLAERLSLRGIDADWAATAEEALEKVKDHTYDVAVLDVKIPRMSGLDLKRHIEKIQPGIRFIFMTGHGSERDFEIGAAEAGEEYYLVKPVKLELLIAKMNELMKTEGGQ, from the coding sequence ATGCGGGTGCTGTTGGTGGATGACGAGCAGGAACTGGTCGTCACTCTGGCCGAAAGGCTTTCGTTACGTGGGATCGATGCGGACTGGGCGGCCACGGCGGAAGAAGCCTTGGAAAAGGTGAAGGACCACACCTATGATGTGGCCGTCCTGGATGTTAAAATTCCGCGCATGAGCGGACTGGACCTGAAGCGTCATATCGAAAAGATTCAACCCGGCATCCGGTTCATCTTCATGACGGGTCACGGTTCCGAGAGGGATTTCGAGATCGGGGCGGCCGAAGCCGGTGAGGAATATTACCTGGTCAAGCCCGTGAAACTGGAGCTGCTCATCGCAAAGATGAACGAATTGATGAAAACGGAGGGAGGACAATGA
- a CDS encoding sulfite exporter TauE/SafE family protein translates to MSRRGKILWMGVVSAVLLLVAAHVGMASETAEAQPVKMGANWPWWLWPTVLFVVTFVMGVAAVLGGVGGGVLFVPIISGFFPFHLDFVRGAGLLVALAGALAAGPGLLKMNLASLRLAIPVALIASAFSIVGAMIGLALPTNIVQIALGATIIGICILMFTAKKSEFPEVPQADRLSSALRICGIYREASTGQVVDWKIHRTPQGLLLFIIIGTMAGMFGLGAGWANVPVLNLLMGAPLKISVATSKFLLSITDTSAAWIYLNQGCVIPMIVVPSLVGIMLGSFVGVRLLRVAKPALVRWIVIIMLGFAGLRALAKGLGY, encoded by the coding sequence ATGAGTCGACGTGGCAAAATCCTGTGGATGGGCGTAGTGAGCGCCGTGCTGCTGCTGGTGGCGGCACATGTCGGAATGGCATCGGAAACTGCGGAGGCGCAACCTGTGAAGATGGGAGCCAACTGGCCCTGGTGGCTCTGGCCGACGGTGCTTTTCGTGGTCACGTTCGTCATGGGGGTGGCGGCGGTCCTCGGGGGCGTCGGGGGCGGCGTGCTTTTCGTTCCCATCATCAGCGGCTTTTTTCCCTTTCACCTGGACTTCGTGAGAGGCGCCGGGCTTCTGGTGGCGCTGGCGGGAGCGCTCGCCGCCGGGCCGGGCCTGCTGAAGATGAACCTGGCAAGCCTTCGGCTTGCCATCCCCGTGGCGCTCATCGCCTCGGCGTTTTCCATTGTGGGCGCCATGATCGGCCTGGCGCTCCCTACCAACATTGTCCAGATCGCCTTGGGAGCCACCATCATCGGGATCTGCATCTTGATGTTCACCGCCAAGAAGTCGGAATTTCCCGAAGTGCCTCAGGCGGACCGGCTGTCATCGGCGCTCCGGATCTGCGGCATTTACCGGGAAGCGAGCACAGGGCAGGTGGTCGACTGGAAGATCCACCGAACGCCTCAGGGGCTTTTGTTGTTCATTATCATCGGTACCATGGCGGGCATGTTCGGTCTGGGGGCCGGCTGGGCCAACGTCCCCGTCCTCAATCTCCTCATGGGGGCCCCGCTCAAGATCAGCGTCGCCACCAGCAAATTTCTCCTTTCCATCACAGACACTTCCGCCGCCTGGATTTACCTGAACCAGGGCTGCGTGATCCCTATGATCGTGGTACCGTCTCTGGTCGGTATCATGTTAGGTTCCTTTGTGGGCGTCCGGCTCCTCAGGGTGGCCAAGCCGGCGCTGGTGCGGTGGATCGTCATCATCATGCTGGGGTTTGCCGGTTTGCGAGCCCTTGCAAAAGGCCTGGGTTATTGA
- a CDS encoding response regulator, whose amino-acid sequence MKEFKVLMVDDEEDFVKALAERMKMRDLDSNVALNGEEALQLLQEDQVPDVMVLDLRMPGIDGMEVLRRVRQAYPQVQVIILTGHGTERDEEEAKRLGAFAYLQKPVELEKLIQTLKDAYKKKIEDSMMAAAFAEEGEFETARSFMEEDKKKKKK is encoded by the coding sequence ATGAAAGAGTTCAAAGTGCTCATGGTCGACGATGAAGAAGATTTCGTGAAGGCTCTGGCCGAACGCATGAAAATGCGCGACCTGGATTCCAACGTGGCCCTCAACGGCGAGGAGGCCCTTCAGTTGCTCCAGGAAGACCAGGTGCCCGACGTCATGGTGCTCGACCTCAGGATGCCGGGGATCGACGGCATGGAAGTGCTGCGGCGGGTGAGGCAGGCTTACCCGCAGGTCCAGGTGATCATCCTGACCGGACACGGTACGGAAAGAGACGAGGAAGAGGCCAAGCGCCTGGGCGCCTTCGCGTATCTCCAGAAACCCGTGGAGTTGGAAAAGCTCATCCAGACCCTCAAGGACGCCTACAAGAAGAAGATCGAAGATTCCATGATGGCCGCGGCGTTCGCCGAAGAGGGCGAGTTCGAAACGGCTCGTTCCTTTATGGAAGAAGACAAGAAAAAGAAGAAAAAGTAG
- a CDS encoding glycosyltransferase family 4 protein → MNIAIATDAWHPQISGVVTKLVHTAAALEALGHGVRLIHPNLFRTFPCPTYPQIRLALNPWKEVSRLLDRATPDAIHIATEGPIGLAARSYCKTRKLPFTTWYTTRFPEYVAMRFPIPAEWTYAGLRWFHSAATRVLVATEALKRELAERGFARVVVVPPGVDTERFHPRVKTFPDHFRPVLLYVGRVAIEKSIDDFLNLEVPGTKVVVGDGPDLNRLRRAFPNAIFLGPRTGEELARIYAEADVFVFPSRTDTFGLVLLEAIASGVPVAAYPVRGPLDVIRPGVTGVLDEDLARAVREALALDPQRCRTEALRWTWENSARAFLEHLEPLHRNPS, encoded by the coding sequence ATGAATATCGCTATCGCCACGGATGCTTGGCATCCACAAATCAGCGGGGTCGTCACCAAGCTGGTGCATACGGCTGCGGCGCTGGAAGCTTTGGGGCATGGCGTTCGGCTGATTCACCCCAACCTTTTCCGCACCTTTCCTTGCCCCACCTACCCGCAAATCCGTTTGGCCCTCAATCCTTGGAAGGAGGTCTCCCGCCTATTGGACCGGGCGACGCCGGATGCGATTCATATCGCCACGGAAGGACCCATCGGCCTAGCGGCACGCTCGTATTGCAAGACTCGAAAGCTGCCGTTCACCACCTGGTATACGACCCGGTTTCCTGAATACGTGGCCATGCGGTTTCCTATCCCCGCGGAATGGACCTATGCGGGCCTTCGTTGGTTCCATTCCGCCGCAACCCGGGTCCTCGTCGCCACCGAAGCCCTGAAGCGGGAACTGGCTGAAAGAGGATTTGCCCGTGTGGTGGTGGTCCCGCCGGGCGTGGATACCGAACGGTTTCATCCTCGTGTCAAAACCTTCCCCGACCATTTCCGCCCGGTCTTGCTCTATGTGGGGCGAGTCGCCATAGAAAAGAGTATCGATGACTTCTTGAATTTGGAGGTTCCGGGAACCAAGGTGGTGGTCGGCGACGGCCCGGATTTGAACAGACTCCGGCGGGCCTTTCCGAACGCGATCTTTCTAGGCCCTCGAACCGGTGAAGAACTGGCGCGGATCTATGCCGAGGCCGATGTGTTTGTTTTTCCCAGCCGAACCGACACGTTCGGCTTGGTCCTGCTGGAAGCCATCGCAAGCGGCGTTCCAGTGGCCGCCTATCCGGTTCGCGGGCCTTTGGACGTCATCCGCCCCGGGGTGACCGGAGTCCTCGACGAAGACCTCGCCCGGGCGGTGCGAGAAGCCTTGGCCCTGGATCCCCAACGCTGCCGTACCGAAGCCCTGCGTTGGACCTGGGAAAACAGCGCTAGGGCTTTCCTCGAGCATCTGGAACCGCTGCACCGGAATCCATCATGA
- a CDS encoding ATP-binding protein: protein MSLKTLVKPKFWDHEDVAAGPYRHLFNFRLIWKQAVYLTVFVTLTPLIFMAAIGYRISKESTDSEIVLRTVRLVSNTRRSITYFLDERKAALDFVVHDNSFDDLNDPRRLARLLENLKTAFGGFTDVGVIDSSGVQRAYVGPYPLEGVNYHDEEWFRQVMEQGIYISDVFMGFRQVPHLVIAIRHRCHDGSCYILRATLDTAKFNELLYELDVSGRGDAFLVNHDGVMQTPSRYYGKVLDQLNLPIPDFSERSEVMHYNPSDYQSLLIGYAYIEQTPFILMIVKEKDELLKPWRQAQMKILMFLAISIGVILVVILGVCTFLVNKIFEADQRRVAALHRVEYENKMASIGRLAAGVAHEINNPLAIISEKAGLIQDIFTIKEQYARDEKLLGLVDSILKAVERGATITRRLLSFARHMGGESNFQRLHIGDVIEEVVGFLSKEAMHRSIELSVRVSPDVPDFECDRGRLQQILLNLLNNAFAAVNDGGHVAISVERRDEDHIRLIVSDDGCGIPESDLKRIFEPFFSTKAQQGGTGLGLSITYGLVKELGGDIQVESRVGQGTTFSITLPITGGKDRGGANAGAVGG from the coding sequence ATGTCCTTGAAGACGCTTGTGAAACCGAAATTTTGGGACCACGAAGATGTGGCGGCGGGCCCTTACCGGCATCTGTTCAATTTTCGCCTCATTTGGAAGCAGGCGGTCTACCTGACGGTTTTCGTCACTCTCACCCCGCTCATTTTCATGGCCGCCATCGGCTACCGGATCAGCAAAGAATCCACGGATTCGGAGATCGTCCTGCGCACGGTACGTCTGGTGTCGAACACGAGAAGGTCCATCACCTACTTTCTGGATGAAAGAAAGGCCGCCCTCGATTTCGTTGTCCACGACAACTCCTTCGACGATCTCAATGATCCCAGGAGGCTGGCGAGACTCCTGGAGAACCTGAAGACGGCCTTCGGGGGATTCACCGATGTGGGTGTGATCGATTCCAGCGGGGTGCAGAGGGCGTATGTGGGGCCGTATCCGCTGGAAGGGGTGAATTACCACGATGAGGAATGGTTCCGCCAAGTGATGGAACAGGGAATCTACATAAGCGACGTGTTCATGGGCTTCCGCCAGGTCCCGCACTTGGTGATCGCCATCCGGCATAGGTGTCACGACGGATCCTGTTACATCCTGCGGGCGACCCTCGATACGGCCAAGTTCAACGAGTTGCTTTACGAATTGGACGTGAGCGGCAGAGGAGACGCGTTTCTTGTGAATCACGACGGGGTTATGCAGACCCCGTCCCGCTATTACGGCAAGGTGCTGGATCAGCTCAACCTGCCGATACCGGACTTTTCCGAGCGGTCCGAAGTGATGCACTACAATCCGTCGGACTACCAGTCGCTGCTGATCGGTTACGCTTACATCGAACAGACACCGTTCATCCTGATGATCGTCAAAGAGAAGGACGAACTGCTGAAGCCATGGCGCCAGGCTCAGATGAAGATCCTCATGTTTCTCGCCATCAGTATCGGCGTGATCCTTGTGGTCATCCTCGGGGTTTGCACCTTCCTGGTGAACAAGATCTTCGAGGCGGATCAGAGGCGGGTGGCGGCGCTTCACCGTGTGGAATATGAAAACAAGATGGCTTCCATCGGCCGGCTGGCGGCCGGGGTGGCTCATGAAATCAACAATCCGCTCGCCATCATCAGCGAGAAGGCGGGACTCATCCAGGACATTTTCACCATCAAGGAGCAGTACGCCAGGGACGAAAAGCTCCTGGGACTTGTGGATTCCATTTTGAAGGCCGTGGAGAGAGGGGCGACCATCACGCGGCGGCTCCTGAGTTTCGCCCGGCACATGGGTGGGGAATCGAATTTCCAGAGGCTTCATATCGGGGACGTGATCGAGGAGGTGGTGGGTTTTTTGAGCAAGGAAGCCATGCACCGTTCCATCGAACTGTCCGTGAGGGTGAGCCCTGATGTTCCGGATTTCGAATGCGACCGCGGAAGATTGCAGCAGATCCTTTTGAACCTGCTCAACAACGCCTTTGCGGCGGTGAACGACGGAGGGCATGTGGCGATCTCGGTGGAACGCCGGGATGAGGACCACATCCGCCTTATCGTTTCGGACGACGGCTGCGGCATCCCCGAATCGGATCTGAAGCGGATTTTCGAGCCTTTTTTTTCCACCAAGGCACAGCAGGGCGGAACGGGCCTGGGGCTTTCGATCACCTACGGGCTGGTGAAGGAACTGGGCGGCGACATCCAGGTCGAAAGCCGTGTGGGCCAGGGGACGACCTTTAGCATTACGTTGCCGATAACGGGAGGAAAGGACAGGGGAGGAGCGAATGCGGGTGCTGTTGGTGGATGA
- a CDS encoding histidine kinase dimerization/phospho-acceptor domain-containing protein produces the protein MSGAQELWDLGSLQFFGKVSASISHEIKNVLAVIRETSGLMEDLILMNRKGKPLDVERLKNLAEKIRRQTGRADEIVKNMNRFAHSVDEPVKTVAVKDCVELILSLFQRSAGMRGVVLQADLPEDAVTVTANLFFLQNLLGNLVEIAVDGAGDEKRIRVGARKCPEGVDVIFRGLQPFSPSEMEESLDVPTRRLLALLEAKLNFDVDQQALVVHFPVSRSSLGGEEGPGPG, from the coding sequence ATGAGCGGTGCACAGGAACTTTGGGACCTGGGTTCCCTCCAGTTCTTCGGCAAGGTTTCGGCGTCCATCTCCCATGAAATCAAAAACGTGCTGGCCGTGATCCGTGAGACTTCGGGGCTCATGGAAGATCTTATCCTCATGAACCGGAAGGGAAAACCTCTGGATGTGGAACGACTGAAAAACCTGGCCGAGAAGATCCGCCGGCAGACCGGCCGGGCCGACGAGATCGTGAAGAACATGAACCGGTTCGCTCATTCCGTGGATGAGCCCGTGAAAACGGTGGCTGTCAAGGACTGCGTGGAACTGATCCTTTCCCTGTTCCAGAGGTCTGCGGGGATGCGGGGAGTCGTGTTGCAGGCGGACTTGCCTGAAGATGCCGTGACGGTGACCGCAAATCTTTTTTTTCTTCAGAACCTCTTGGGGAACCTGGTCGAAATAGCGGTGGACGGGGCGGGAGACGAGAAACGTATCCGGGTGGGCGCAAGAAAGTGTCCCGAAGGCGTGGATGTGATTTTCCGGGGGCTCCAGCCTTTTTCCCCTTCCGAGATGGAAGAGAGCCTCGATGTTCCAACACGGCGCCTTCTCGCTTTGCTCGAGGCCAAGCTTAACTTCGACGTCGACCAGCAGGCCCTCGTTGTCCATTTCCCGGTGAGTCGGTCCTCCCTGGGAGGGGAAGAAGGCCCGGGTCCAGGTTGA
- a CDS encoding response regulator, whose product MSERVLLVDDEVDFLETLAERLRARGMDVATSTSAEEALAKVAEQAFDVVILDLKMPGMDGIQALKALKEQKPEVQVILLTGYATVSKGIEAMKIGATDFVEKPADIDALMEKIREAQAQKMILVEKKTEEKIRKIIMEKAW is encoded by the coding sequence ATGTCGGAAAGAGTATTGCTGGTGGACGACGAGGTCGATTTTCTGGAGACACTGGCCGAGCGCCTGAGGGCGCGGGGCATGGACGTGGCCACGAGCACTTCGGCGGAAGAGGCCCTGGCGAAAGTGGCGGAGCAGGCCTTTGACGTGGTTATCCTGGACCTCAAGATGCCCGGTATGGACGGGATCCAGGCCCTTAAGGCACTCAAGGAACAGAAGCCCGAAGTTCAGGTGATTCTGCTGACCGGATACGCCACGGTGTCCAAGGGCATCGAAGCCATGAAGATAGGAGCCACCGACTTCGTCGAAAAACCGGCTGACATCGATGCGCTCATGGAAAAGATCCGAGAGGCCCAAGCTCAAAAAATGATCCTTGTGGAAAAGAAGACGGAAGAGAAGATCCGAAAAATCATTATGGAGAAAGCCTGGTAA
- a CDS encoding CBS domain-containing protein has protein sequence MPITKKVRDIMVPLSDYAVTNVKSSLKEAVLSLRKQYCQVEEGRCTEAGHRSVLVLDDSGALVGVLDFRSVLRVLIPEIAGGLTVRLESLGVAAAFAEAGAADLDESRLDFYGRVRKNAETRVSEIMLKVRGTIDAEADLMDALRLIYRNKVHMLPVFDAGKLVGVVRDSDLFLVVADIFRT, from the coding sequence ATGCCCATCACCAAAAAAGTAAGGGATATCATGGTTCCGCTTTCGGATTATGCCGTTACCAACGTGAAAAGCAGCCTGAAGGAGGCCGTTCTGAGTCTTCGGAAGCAGTACTGCCAGGTCGAGGAAGGCCGGTGCACGGAAGCGGGGCATCGAAGCGTCCTCGTTCTGGACGATTCCGGAGCGCTTGTGGGCGTGCTGGACTTTCGTAGCGTTTTGCGGGTGCTCATCCCGGAGATTGCGGGAGGTCTCACGGTGCGTCTTGAATCGCTGGGAGTGGCGGCGGCGTTTGCCGAGGCCGGCGCCGCTGATCTGGATGAGAGTCGCCTCGACTTTTACGGCAGGGTGAGGAAAAATGCCGAAACCAGGGTGAGTGAAATCATGCTGAAGGTGCGGGGAACCATTGATGCCGAGGCGGACCTGATGGACGCTTTGCGACTCATCTATCGAAACAAGGTTCACATGCTGCCTGTTTTTGATGCCGGGAAATTGGTGGGGGTTGTTCGCGATTCCGATCTCTTCCTGGTGGTGGCCGATATTTTTAGAACTTGA